AGTATAGATAATGAAACGTTAGGAGGAGCTACTACGCATTGCGAAATATCGGGTGTTACAGATTATAAATCTAAAGATGATAAAGATTGTTTAGATACCATACGTAACATTATGGATAAAATTGGAGATTATGATAAAGCGGGATATAACCGTAAAGAAATAATAGCTCCAAAAGAAAATCCAGAAGAGATTTATGGAATATTACCTAAATCTCGTGCCGAACAATATGACATGAATGAAATCATTAAGCGTTTGGTAGACAATTCTGATTTTGAAGCCTATAAAGATGGTTACGGAGAAAGTATTATTTGTGGTTATGCTCGTATAGAAGGATGGGCTGTTGGTATTGTAGCCAACCAACGTAAAGTCATCAAAAATAAAAAAGGAGAAATGCAATTTGGTGGTGTGATTTATTCAGACTCTGCCGATAAAGCCACTCGTTTTATTGCCAACTGTAATCAAAAGAAAATTCCATTAGTCTTTTTACAAGACGTTACTGGTTTTATGGTTGGAAGTAAAAGTGAACACGGAGGAATTATAAAAGATGGTGCTAAATTGGTGAATGCCGTATCAAACTCAGTTGTTCCTAAATTTACTGTTGTTATAGGAAACTCTTACGGGGCAGGAAACTATGCCATGTGTGGAAAGGCATTTGATCCTAGATTAATTTTTGCTTGGCCTTCTGCTAGGTTAGCAGTTATGGGTGGTGCTCAGGCAGCAAAAGTATTGGCACAAATAGAAGAAGCTACTTTACAACGTAAAGGAGAAGAAATTACTCCTGAAAGACATGCCGAAATTCTTAAAAACATTGAGAATAGATACGACAAACAAACTTCTCCTTATTATGCTGCTGCTAGGTTGTGGACAGATGCGGTAATAGATCCTTTAGAAACTAGAACATGGATTGGTATGGGAATAGAAGCTGCAAACCACGCTCCTATTGAAAAACCTTTCAATTTAGGGGTTATTCAAGTTTGATAAAACACTTGTAAGAAAATAGAAAAAATAATAATTTTACGACACTTTATAATACAATATAGAAATGGGTAGAGCATTCGAATTTAGAAAAGCTAGAAAAATGAAACGTTGGTCAGCAATGGCCAAAACATTTACAAGAATTGGGAAAGACATTGTAATGGCGGTGAAAGAAGGTGGACCAAATCCTGATTCTAACGCTAGACTTCGTGCTGTTATTCAAAACGCAAAGGCTGCCAACATGCCTAAAGACAATGTTGAAAGAGCCATTAAAAAAGCAACTGATAAAGATACTGCCAACTATAAAGAAACTTTATTTGAAGGGTACGCTCCACATGGAATTGCTATTTTAGTAGAAACTGCTACCGACAACAACAACAGAACTGTTGCAAATGTACGTGCTGCTTTTAACAAATGTAACGGAAACATGGGAACTTCTGGATCTGTAGCATTTATGTTTGACCACACTTGTAATTTCCGAATCAATGCAGAAGGAAAAGATATTGATTTAGAAGAGTTAGAGTTAGAATTGATGGATTTTGAAGTAGAAGAAGTATTCCATGATGAAGATGGAATTTTAATCTACGGACCTTTTAACCAATTTGGAGCAATTCAATCTTACTTAGAAGAAAATGAATTAGAAATTTTATCTTCTGGTTTTGAAAGAATTCCAACAACTACTACTAGCTTAACTGAGGAGCAACAAGCAGATGTAGAAAAATTATTAGAAAAATTAGAAGATGATGACGATGTACAAAACGTATATCACTCAATGGCATAATTCTTTTATTTAAAAATTTCACAAAACCCTCTTCATTTTTTGTTGAGGGTTTTTATTTATCATGATCTTAAATTTATTGCTATGAAAAAAAATCAAAAAAGAATTTTATTGTTCCTTTTGGTTGTCACTTTAGTCATTGCCTGTAGTACACTTCTTAAAAACAATCAATCTTCTCAAGAAAGCAATTCAATAAACAACAGAAACACAACCTATAGTTTTCAAAAGTTTTTACCCACAGCAAATAATAAAACATATCATCATACCTATTATTCTTTGTCTTATAATGAACAACACGAACAAGCAGATTGGGTTTATTATTTGCTAACCAAAGAATATGTAAACGGAACTGCCAAAAGAAAAAATAATTTTAGAGCAGATGATCTTATCATCACAAAATCGGCAAGTTTACAAGATTATAAAAAAAGTGGATATGACAGAGGTCACTTATGTGCTGCTGCTGATATGAAAATAAATGACAAAGCCATGTCTGAAACTTTTTTTATGTCTAACATGTCCCCACAAATCCCCGGATTTAATAGAGGAGAATGGAAAAAATTAGAAGCCAAAGTTAGAGATTGGGCCATTCAAGAAGATTCTATCCTTGTAGTTACAGGGCCTGTTTTTAAAGATAATATCAAACAAATAGGAGAAAATCAAGTAACTGTTCCTGGCTATTATTATAAAGTTATTTACGACTTAACCAAACCGCAAAAAATGACTGCGTTTATAATGCCACATCAAGCCAAACCTCAACCTTTTATGAATTATCAAACAACAGTAAATGAAGTTGAAAAAATTACAGGTATTGATTTCTTTTCAATTTTAGAAGATGAATTTGAAGAGCAACTAGAAGCTAATCAACATTGG
Above is a genomic segment from Wenyingzhuangia fucanilytica containing:
- a CDS encoding acyl-CoA carboxylase subunit beta codes for the protein MDIKFNKNEDHNKLTVADLRKRFAKVALGGGLKRIEKLHEKGKLTARERIDYLFDKTTKAIEIGAFVGDEMYEEHGGCPSGGVIVKIGYVSGKQCIVVANDATVKAGAWFPITSKKNLRAQEIAMENRIPIIYLVDSAGVYLPLQDEVFPDKEHFGKIFRNNAKMSSMGITQISAVMGSCVAGGAYLPIMSDEALIVNKTGSIFLAGSYLVKAAIGESIDNETLGGATTHCEISGVTDYKSKDDKDCLDTIRNIMDKIGDYDKAGYNRKEIIAPKENPEEIYGILPKSRAEQYDMNEIIKRLVDNSDFEAYKDGYGESIICGYARIEGWAVGIVANQRKVIKNKKGEMQFGGVIYSDSADKATRFIANCNQKKIPLVFLQDVTGFMVGSKSEHGGIIKDGAKLVNAVSNSVVPKFTVVIGNSYGAGNYAMCGKAFDPRLIFAWPSARLAVMGGAQAAKVLAQIEEATLQRKGEEITPERHAEILKNIENRYDKQTSPYYAAARLWTDAVIDPLETRTWIGMGIEAANHAPIEKPFNLGVIQV
- a CDS encoding YebC/PmpR family DNA-binding transcriptional regulator — protein: MGRAFEFRKARKMKRWSAMAKTFTRIGKDIVMAVKEGGPNPDSNARLRAVIQNAKAANMPKDNVERAIKKATDKDTANYKETLFEGYAPHGIAILVETATDNNNRTVANVRAAFNKCNGNMGTSGSVAFMFDHTCNFRINAEGKDIDLEELELELMDFEVEEVFHDEDGILIYGPFNQFGAIQSYLEENELEILSSGFERIPTTTTSLTEEQQADVEKLLEKLEDDDDVQNVYHSMA
- a CDS encoding DNA/RNA non-specific endonuclease — its product is MKKNQKRILLFLLVVTLVIACSTLLKNNQSSQESNSINNRNTTYSFQKFLPTANNKTYHHTYYSLSYNEQHEQADWVYYLLTKEYVNGTAKRKNNFRADDLIITKSASLQDYKKSGYDRGHLCAAADMKINDKAMSETFFMSNMSPQIPGFNRGEWKKLEAKVRDWAIQEDSILVVTGPVFKDNIKQIGENQVTVPGYYYKVIYDLTKPQKMTAFIMPHQAKPQPFMNYQTTVNEVEKITGIDFFSILEDEFEEQLEANQHW